In Micromonospora sp. LH3U1, one genomic interval encodes:
- a CDS encoding TldD/PmbA family protein, translating to MSANRSTELELAGQVIELVRRLGGPGAQADAVVTRADLALTRFANSAIHQNVAESSVGVRLRLHVDGRTAAGSGSVVTADGLRALVERTLAAARLCPPDPGWPGLTPPTPTPDAPPVDEATAHAEPDQRADRVGAFVAAAGGLSTAGYCRTAHRSSAFANSAGHTAYGRSVEAAMDGIARRDGADGVARRCADRLSDLDGAELGAQAAAKAQAAADPAELPPGRYEVVFEPAAVADLLQNLSWYGFNGKRYAERQSFAEPGAAQFDSTVTLVDDPLGASGLPFDAEGTARRALTLVEAGTTRALAHDRRTAVEAGAESTGHAVAGGATWGPMARNLRLSGAAAGPASAVGRSTTGGAAGAVVDADTAALVAGVRRGLLVTDLWYTRVLDPKSLVVTGLTRNGVWLIEDGTVVRAVRDLRFTESYPRALGPGAVLGLGTRAVRQPDRVDGAWWAAPSLRLASWHFTGGASG from the coding sequence GTGAGCGCGAATCGGTCGACGGAGTTGGAGCTGGCCGGGCAGGTCATCGAGCTGGTCCGGCGCCTCGGCGGTCCGGGCGCGCAGGCCGACGCCGTGGTGACTCGGGCGGACCTGGCGCTGACCCGGTTCGCCAATTCGGCCATTCACCAGAACGTCGCGGAGTCGTCCGTCGGGGTCCGGCTGCGGCTGCACGTCGACGGTCGGACCGCCGCCGGCAGCGGCAGCGTGGTCACGGCCGACGGGCTGCGCGCCCTGGTCGAGCGCACCCTGGCCGCGGCGCGGCTCTGCCCGCCCGACCCGGGCTGGCCAGGGCTGACACCGCCCACGCCCACACCGGACGCGCCGCCCGTCGACGAGGCCACCGCGCACGCCGAGCCGGATCAGCGTGCCGACCGGGTCGGCGCGTTCGTGGCCGCCGCCGGGGGCCTCAGCACGGCCGGCTACTGCCGCACCGCGCACCGCTCGTCGGCGTTCGCCAACTCGGCCGGGCACACGGCGTACGGCCGCTCGGTGGAGGCCGCGATGGACGGCATCGCCCGCCGCGACGGCGCGGACGGGGTGGCCCGGCGCTGCGCCGACCGGCTGTCCGACCTCGACGGCGCCGAGTTGGGCGCGCAGGCCGCGGCGAAGGCGCAGGCGGCGGCCGACCCTGCTGAGCTGCCGCCGGGGCGCTACGAGGTGGTGTTCGAGCCGGCTGCCGTGGCGGACCTGTTGCAGAACCTCTCCTGGTACGGCTTCAACGGCAAGCGGTACGCCGAGCGGCAGTCGTTCGCCGAGCCGGGGGCGGCCCAGTTCGACTCGACGGTGACCCTGGTGGACGATCCGCTGGGCGCGTCGGGGCTGCCGTTCGACGCGGAGGGCACCGCTCGACGGGCGTTGACCCTGGTCGAGGCGGGCACCACCCGGGCGCTGGCGCACGACCGACGGACCGCTGTCGAGGCGGGTGCGGAGTCCACCGGGCACGCGGTCGCGGGCGGTGCCACCTGGGGCCCGATGGCTCGCAACCTGCGCCTGTCCGGCGCGGCGGCCGGTCCGGCCAGCGCGGTGGGCCGCAGCACCACCGGCGGGGCCGCCGGCGCGGTGGTCGACGCGGACACCGCGGCACTGGTCGCCGGAGTACGCCGAGGGTTGCTGGTCACCGATCTCTGGTACACGCGGGTGCTCGACCCGAAGAGCCTCGTCGTCACCGGGTTGACCCGCAACGGCGTCTGGCTGATCGAGGACGGCACGGTCGTGCGCGCGGTCCGCGACCTGCGGTTCACCGAGTCGTACCCGCGGGCGCTCGGGCCGGGGGCCGTGTTGGGGCTGGGCACGCGGGCGGTGCGCCAACCGGATCGGGTGGACGGTGCGTGGTGGGCGGCGCCCTCGCTGCGACTGGCCTCCTGGCACTTCACCGGAGGAGCCTCCGGCTGA
- a CDS encoding fumarate reductase/succinate dehydrogenase flavoprotein subunit: MTTTTRIERHHYDVVVIGAGGAGLRAAIEARLAGKKTAIISKSLFGKAHTVMAEGGAAAAMGNVNSRDNWQVHFRDTMRGGKFLNNFRMAELHAKESPQRIWELETYGALFDRTKDGKISQRNFGGHEYPRLAHVGDRTGLELIRTLQQKIVSLQQEDQREFGSYDARIKVFSETTITELLLDGDRVAGAFGYYRESGEFVLFEAPAVVLATGGVGRSYKVTSNSWEYTGDGHALALRAGATLINMEFLQFHPTGMVWPPSVKGILVTESVRGDGGVLKNSDGKRFMFDYVPDVFRKQYAETEEEADRWYTDPDNNRRPPELLPRDEVARAINSEVKAGRGSPAGGVFLDIASRRSADEIRRRLPSMYHQFKELADVDITAEPMEVGPTCHYVMGGVEVDPDSAAAFGHVRGLFAAGEVSGGMHGSNRLGGNSLSDLLVFGKRAGGHAASYADGLAARPKVAVDAVEAAVETALAPLQRDTGENPYTLQQDLQAVMGDLVGIIRREGELADALVRLAELRERVAKVSAAGGRRYNPGWHLALDLRNMLVVSECTAKAALERQESRGGHTREDYPAMEPKWRQVNLVCALDGDTVQLTRKPLPKMRPELIGLFDRVELGKYLTDEELADFDALVADAGEADNR; encoded by the coding sequence ATGACCACAACCACTCGCATCGAACGACACCACTACGACGTCGTCGTCATCGGGGCCGGCGGCGCCGGTCTGCGCGCGGCCATCGAGGCCCGGCTCGCCGGCAAGAAGACCGCGATCATCTCCAAGTCGCTCTTCGGCAAGGCGCACACGGTGATGGCCGAGGGCGGCGCGGCCGCCGCGATGGGCAACGTGAACAGCCGGGACAACTGGCAGGTGCACTTCCGCGACACCATGCGCGGCGGCAAGTTCCTCAACAACTTCCGGATGGCCGAGCTGCACGCGAAGGAGTCGCCGCAGCGGATCTGGGAGCTGGAGACGTACGGTGCGCTCTTCGACCGCACCAAGGACGGCAAGATCTCCCAGCGCAACTTCGGCGGCCACGAGTACCCGCGCCTGGCGCACGTTGGCGACCGGACCGGCCTGGAGCTGATCCGCACCCTCCAGCAGAAGATCGTCTCGCTCCAGCAGGAGGACCAGCGGGAGTTCGGCTCGTACGACGCCCGGATCAAGGTGTTCTCCGAGACCACCATCACCGAGCTGCTGCTCGACGGTGACCGGGTCGCCGGCGCGTTCGGCTACTACCGCGAGTCCGGGGAGTTCGTTCTCTTCGAGGCGCCGGCCGTCGTGCTGGCCACCGGTGGCGTCGGACGCTCCTACAAGGTCACCTCGAACTCCTGGGAGTACACCGGGGACGGGCACGCGTTGGCGCTGCGCGCCGGGGCGACGCTGATCAACATGGAGTTCCTCCAGTTCCACCCGACCGGCATGGTCTGGCCGCCCTCGGTGAAGGGCATCCTGGTCACCGAATCGGTACGCGGCGACGGTGGCGTGCTGAAGAACTCCGACGGCAAGCGGTTCATGTTCGACTACGTCCCCGACGTCTTCCGCAAGCAGTACGCGGAGACCGAGGAAGAGGCGGACCGCTGGTACACCGACCCGGACAACAACCGGCGTCCGCCGGAGCTGCTGCCCCGCGACGAGGTGGCCCGCGCGATCAACAGCGAGGTCAAGGCCGGCCGGGGCTCCCCCGCCGGTGGCGTCTTCCTGGACATTGCGAGCCGGCGCTCGGCCGACGAGATCCGCCGACGGCTGCCGTCGATGTACCACCAGTTCAAGGAACTGGCCGACGTCGACATCACCGCTGAGCCGATGGAGGTCGGGCCGACCTGCCACTACGTGATGGGCGGCGTGGAGGTCGACCCGGACTCGGCTGCGGCCTTCGGCCACGTACGCGGGCTGTTCGCCGCCGGTGAGGTCTCCGGTGGCATGCACGGCTCCAACCGACTGGGCGGCAACTCCCTGTCCGACCTGCTGGTCTTCGGCAAGCGGGCGGGCGGGCACGCGGCCAGCTACGCCGACGGGCTGGCCGCCCGGCCGAAGGTGGCCGTGGACGCGGTCGAGGCTGCCGTGGAGACCGCGCTCGCGCCGCTGCAGCGGGACACCGGCGAGAACCCGTACACCCTGCAGCAGGACCTCCAGGCGGTCATGGGTGACCTGGTGGGCATCATCCGGCGCGAGGGTGAGCTGGCCGACGCGCTCGTCCGGCTGGCCGAGCTGCGGGAGCGGGTGGCCAAGGTGAGCGCGGCCGGCGGCCGTCGCTACAACCCGGGTTGGCACCTGGCTCTGGACCTGCGCAACATGCTGGTGGTCTCGGAGTGCACCGCGAAGGCGGCGCTGGAGCGGCAGGAGTCGCGCGGCGGGCACACCCGGGAGGACTATCCGGCGATGGAGCCGAAGTGGCGGCAGGTGAACCTGGTCTGCGCGCTGGACGGCGACACCGTGCAGCTGACCCGCAAGCCGCTGCCGAAGATGCGGCCCGAGCTGATCGGCCTCTTCGACCGGGTCGAGCTGGGCAAATACCTCACCGACGAGGAGCTCGCCGACTTTGACGCTCTCGTCGCCGACGCTGGAGAGGCGGACAACCGATGA
- a CDS encoding succinate dehydrogenase/fumarate reductase iron-sulfur subunit, with amino-acid sequence MSAKRQFRIWRGDETGGDLQDYMVEVNEGEVVLDVIHRLQATDAPDLACRWNCKAGKCGSCSMEINGKPRLGCMTRMSTFGEEETVTVTPLRTFPVIRDLVTDVSFNYEKALETPAFAPPADVAPGDYRMQQVDVERSQEFRKCIECFLCQTVCHVIRDHDENKQAFSGPRYFIRAAELDMHPLDTRTDRKEYAQAEQGLGFCNITKCCTEVCPEHIKITDNGIIPMKERVVDRRYDPLVWLGSKIFRRGETPQTSVTTARQGSTSPAAARGGVHSHAGGSHDPRAEAQAQSGVNWDREVPHPTAPAVDDRGRLPLTELTFDRAAAPSPFGDDVTFPLPPEHLNFAHPDQDNKH; translated from the coding sequence ATGAGCGCGAAGCGTCAGTTCCGGATCTGGCGGGGCGACGAGACCGGCGGGGACCTGCAGGACTACATGGTGGAGGTGAACGAGGGCGAGGTCGTCCTCGACGTCATCCACCGTCTGCAGGCGACCGACGCCCCCGACCTGGCCTGCCGGTGGAACTGCAAGGCCGGCAAGTGTGGTTCCTGCTCCATGGAGATCAACGGCAAGCCCCGGCTGGGCTGCATGACCCGGATGTCGACCTTCGGCGAGGAGGAGACCGTCACGGTCACCCCGCTGCGCACCTTCCCGGTCATCCGGGACCTGGTCACCGACGTCTCGTTCAACTATGAGAAGGCACTGGAGACCCCGGCGTTCGCCCCGCCGGCGGACGTCGCACCGGGTGACTACCGGATGCAGCAGGTCGACGTCGAGCGCTCGCAGGAGTTCCGTAAGTGCATCGAGTGCTTCCTGTGCCAGACGGTCTGCCACGTGATCCGCGATCACGACGAGAACAAGCAGGCGTTCTCCGGCCCCCGGTACTTCATCCGGGCGGCCGAGCTGGACATGCACCCGCTGGACACCCGGACCGACCGCAAGGAGTACGCGCAGGCCGAACAGGGCCTCGGTTTCTGCAACATCACCAAGTGCTGCACCGAGGTCTGCCCCGAGCACATCAAGATCACTGACAACGGGATCATCCCCATGAAGGAACGGGTCGTCGACCGCAGGTACGATCCCCTTGTGTGGCTTGGTAGCAAGATCTTCCGTCGGGGCGAGACTCCCCAGACCAGCGTGACCACCGCCCGTCAGGGCTCGACGTCGCCGGCTGCGGCCAGGGGCGGGGTGCACTCGCACGCGGGTGGCTCCCACGACCCGCGCGCCGAGGCGCAGGCGCAGAGTGGCGTCAACTGGGACCGGGAGGTGCCCCACCCGACCGCTCCGGCGGTCGACGACCGGGGCCGGTTGCCGCTGACCGAGCTCACCTTCGACCGGGCCGCCGCGCCGTCGCCGTTCGGCGACGACGTGACCTTCCCGCTGCCTCCGGAGCACCTCAACTTCGCGCACCCGGACCAGGACAACAAGCACTGA
- a CDS encoding (deoxy)nucleoside triphosphate pyrophosphohydrolase: MRTERANGGGQAERRDLKVIVGAAIIRDGRVLACARAAPPEVAGMWEFPGGKVEPGEAETDALVRECAEELAVRVEIGDRVGRDVRMAHGRSVLKVYAARLIGGDQPQALEHEGLRWLAADELDSVTWLPADAPIVAALRPLLTP, from the coding sequence GTGCGGACCGAACGGGCGAATGGTGGCGGGCAGGCCGAGCGACGGGACCTGAAGGTGATCGTCGGTGCGGCGATCATCCGGGACGGGCGGGTGCTCGCCTGTGCGCGTGCCGCCCCGCCAGAGGTGGCAGGAATGTGGGAGTTTCCGGGCGGCAAGGTCGAGCCGGGGGAGGCCGAGACCGACGCGCTGGTCCGGGAGTGCGCCGAGGAGTTGGCCGTACGCGTCGAGATCGGCGACCGGGTCGGCCGCGATGTGCGGATGGCGCACGGCCGTTCGGTGCTCAAGGTCTACGCCGCCCGCCTGATCGGCGGTGACCAGCCGCAGGCCCTGGAACACGAGGGGCTCCGCTGGCTCGCTGCCGACGAACTGGACTCGGTCACGTGGCTCCCCGCCGACGCTCCCATCGTGGCGGCCCTCCGCCCCCTCCTAACCCCCTAA
- a CDS encoding 4a-hydroxytetrahydrobiopterin dehydratase — protein sequence MRVLFNSRAKHDYLADALTLLSGWTREGEQIRRTLAIDDTQHAALTERVKVVADALHLRPEISRGSDSTQIRVGHGNGEPLTEGEVLLAARIEDAYRAVTES from the coding sequence ATGCGCGTGCTGTTCAACAGCAGGGCCAAGCACGACTACCTTGCCGACGCGTTGACCTTGCTATCTGGTTGGACACGCGAAGGGGAGCAGATCCGACGGACGCTCGCGATCGACGATACCCAACACGCGGCACTAACTGAACGGGTCAAGGTGGTCGCGGATGCGCTGCATCTGCGACCCGAGATCAGCCGTGGGTCCGACAGCACCCAGATCCGGGTCGGGCACGGCAACGGCGAGCCGCTGACCGAGGGCGAGGTCCTGTTGGCCGCCCGCATCGAGGACGCATATCGAGCAGTCACCGAGTCCTGA